The Schizosaccharomyces pombe strain 972h- genome assembly, chromosome: I genome contains a region encoding:
- the arb1 gene encoding argonaute inhibitor protein 1 produces MAEGDFKNDSTGCIGDSVEFTTFKKRTGKSLGNRRKKRGLSGWEPYFQEPELTAEEKLENETLYSRNIPLTVRMERFIQRYRSRRKWSDPTRIRLFTMYLDLGGVSTGQKQFTGGTDINNDAKAREVSAQTTTDYIEYDILDEYDIDFKWVAGVFLSSHILYNAGLTKEEDLQIACQIVRNFLLSVLHNNVAPEFEDNIRDACLLAEQAETELISNKRLSTKLPGRLQRALASIHVDNYKGLWDKSQSDRTSDSSVNFIESNNTKFMPNDELFEPDGISRFSTQQARDYIQRTLGPRYLTGKVVEQEYLTVKLVSKTLLNFSNQSLCKAVFIVWDPPGSKYSQDTNKERLEVILESDLLNNTVDGTHLEGSFTFLDNGLTILDTVLAVLPTFYEEVKDE; encoded by the exons ATGGCAGAAGgtgattttaaaaatgacaGTACAGGTTGTATTGGCGATAGCGTGGAATTTactacttttaaaaaacgtaCAGGAAAAAGTCTCGGtaatagaagaaaaaagagg GGATTGTCTGGATGGGAGCCTTATTTTCAAGAACCCGAACTGACAGCTGAAGAgaaattggaaaatgaGACATTATACAGCAG GAACATACCATTGACTGT GCGAATGGAGCGATTTATTCAAAGATATCGATCACGCAGAAAATGGAGCGACCCTACAAGAATAAGACTGTTTACAATGTATCTAGATTTAGGAGGCGTTTCTACGGGCCAAAAACAGTTTACAGGGGGTACTGATATTAATAACGATGCGAAGGCACGAGAAGTTTCCGCTCAAACCACGACTGATTATATTGAATACGATATACTTGATGAATATGATATTGATTTTAAGTGGGTTGCTGGAGTATTTCT GTCGTCACACATTTTGTATAACGCTGGACTAACTAAGGAAGAGGATTTGCAAATAGCTTGTCAAATTGTTAGAAATTTTCTGCTAAGTGTTTTGCATAACAATGTTGCACCAGAATTCGAAGATAATATTCGTGACGCATGTTTATTAGCAGAGCAAGCAGAAACTGAATTAATTTCTAATAAGAGGCTATCAACTAAACTTCCCGGTAGATTGCAGCGGGCATTGGCTAGTATACATGTTGACAATTATAAAGGCTTATGGGACAAATCGCAAAGTGATAGGACAAGTGATAGTTCAGTCAATTTCATTGAATCCAATAATACCAAATTCATGCCAAATGATGAACTATTTGAGCCTGATGGAATTAGTAGATTTTCTACACAGCAAGCGCGCGACTACATCCAGAGAACTCTTGGTCCACGATATTTGACTGGGAAAGTCGTTGAACAAGAGTACTTAACAGTCAAGTTAGTTTCTAAAACgctattgaatttttcaaaccAATCTTTATGCAAAGCAGTGTTTATCGTTTGGGATCCACCCGGATCTAAATATTCTCAAGATACAAATAAGGAAAGACTAGAAGTAATTTTGGAATCTGATTTACTGAACAACACTGTTGATGGCACTCACTTAGAGGGATCGTTCACTTTTTTGGATAATGGACTGACTATATTAGACACTGTGCTTGCTGTGCTACCCACCTTTTATGAAGAAGTTAAAGATGAATAG
- the ctr1 gene encoding protein ctr1 has protein sequence MNVGKKSEIQVSAKSNLNFLNELIEEKKRYEDEKRKISHQKYTDKLLEANDNETTKRKLLVKQKRKSNKEFQSNIIKKRKDEERKGTLKTEQANEEELLQRSRLELERKAKKYDQYAAGELEIKETEDDGILVDFTRKWAEEAPENETVEITDEFGRTRSVSIYETGNTLLSQKEEYKPEKPIYGDYMPSFEVDEEKVQKLWKEDEQQAVHYDSTKEVRNKGTAFYQFSFDEKEREEQLLSLKEIHAKVTQQQRKNTEDVLTLRDKKLEERRKFLERDYAIKLGERWMSEHFSNN, from the coding sequence ATGAATGTTGGAAAGAAATCCGAAATTCAAGTCTCAGCTAAAAGCAATCTTAACTTCCTTAATGAACTAATTGAGGAAAAAAAGCGATACGAGGACGAGAAGCGCAAGATTAGCCATCAAAAGTATACCGATAAATTATTGGAAGCCAATGATAACGAGACGACCAAAAGGAAATTACtggtaaaacaaaaaagaaaatccaaCAAGGAATTTCAAAGTaatattatcaaaaaaagaaaggacgaggaaagaaaaggaacTTTAAAAACTGAACAAGCTAATGAGGAAGAGCTGTTGCAAAGAAGTCGTCTGGAACTGGAACGAAAAGCTAAAAAATACGACCAGTATGCTGCCGGAGAACTGGAAATAAAGGAGACAGAAGATGATGGAATCCTTGTCGACTTCACACGCAAATGGGCTGAGGAAGCACCCGAAAATGAAACAGTTGAAATAACGGATGAATTTGGGCGAACCAGGAGTGTCTCTATTTACGAGACCGGTAATACCCTACTTTCACAAAAGGAGGAGTACAAGCCCGAAAAGCCAATATACGGTGACTATATGCCATCCTTCGAAGTAGACGAAGAAAAGGTTCAAAAATTGTGGAAGGAAGATGAGCAGCAAGCAGTTCATTATGACTCGACTAAGGAAGTAAGGAATAAAGGTACGGCATTTTACcagttttcttttgacgaaaaagaaagagaagagCAACTTCTATCTTTAAAGGAGATTCATGCTAAGGTTACACAACAGCAGAGAAAAAACACAGAAGATGTGTTAACCTTACGAGACAAAAAACTTGAAGAACGGCGGAAATTTCTTGAGCGAGACTATGCAATAAAGTTGGGGGAGAGATGGATGTCTGAacatttttctaataattgA